Within Conexibacter woesei DSM 14684, the genomic segment CGGCGCGGCGGTCAGCCGCCACGTCCAGCGCCACCACCCCGAGCCCACCATCCGTCACGCCTTGGCGTCCGCCGGACTCGCCTGCCGAGCCGTGCTGGGTCAGTCCACGGGCGGCGTCCTCCATGAGGACGCCGACGAGGAGACCCACACGAAGCTCGTGTACGTGGCAGGCCGAGCGGCATGACGCCGACCCCCGACCGAGGAGGAGAGGAGGTGAACCACCAGATGTCGATCATCAAGCCGAGCATCATCAAGCCCAGCATCATCAAGCCGTAACCGCCCGTGACTACGGGCGTCGCCGGCCCAGCGCGGTGTCGGCGACGCCCGCGGTCCCGCGCCGGATCGGAAATCCGTGCGAGCGAATCGCGTCGAACGGGTACTGGAGTGACGGGCATGAGTGTCAGCGAACACACCCGCTCCGGCGACCGCTTCGTCTACGTCCTCGATCACGACGCTGGACTGCGCAGCGTTCTCGAGGAGTCCGACCGAGCGCGCTGCCGGCAGCACGCCGTCGCGGCGATCGCGGAAGTCCCGGCCGGCGCCTGGGATCCGCAGGCGAACCCGTACCCCGACGCGGAGCTGGGGCTGCTCGTGCTCGACGGCCTGCTGATCCGCGACGTGACCGTCGCGGAGGCACGCTGCGGCGAGCTGATCGGCCCCGGCACGATCCTGCGGCCGTGGGACGAGAGCGGCGCCGACGCGCCGATGCGGCACGACGTCGACTGGCAGGTGATCGAGCCGCTGCGGGTCGCCGTGCTCGATCAGCACTTCCTGCGCGTCGTCGCGCACTGGCCGCCGCTGATCACCGCGCTGGTCGCTCGCGCCAACGAGCGCGCGCAGGATCTCGCGGTGATGGTCTCGATCCACAGCCTCAAGCGCGTCGACGTGCGCCTGCTCGCCTTCTTCTGGCACCTCGCCGACCGCTACGGCAAGGTCACCTCCGACGGCGTGCTGGTGCCGCTGGCGCTGACCCACAGGCAGCTCGCGCTGCTCGTCGGGGCGCAGCGCCCGTCGGTCACCTCCGCACTCGGAACGCTCTCCGAGCGCGAGCTGCTGCGCCGCGACGACGAGGGCAACTGGCTGCTGACCGGCGACCCGCCGGACGATCTCAGCGTGCTGACGCCCAACGGCGTCGCCGCCTGATCGACGACCCGCCACGACGCCGAGCGCACGCCGTGGCCGTC encodes:
- a CDS encoding Crp/Fnr family transcriptional regulator — protein: MSVSEHTRSGDRFVYVLDHDAGLRSVLEESDRARCRQHAVAAIAEVPAGAWDPQANPYPDAELGLLVLDGLLIRDVTVAEARCGELIGPGTILRPWDESGADAPMRHDVDWQVIEPLRVAVLDQHFLRVVAHWPPLITALVARANERAQDLAVMVSIHSLKRVDVRLLAFFWHLADRYGKVTSDGVLVPLALTHRQLALLVGAQRPSVTSALGTLSERELLRRDDEGNWLLTGDPPDDLSVLTPNGVAA